One genomic window of Evansella cellulosilytica DSM 2522 includes the following:
- the bcd gene encoding branched-chain amino acid dehydrogenase: protein MELFKYMETYDYEQVVVCQDKQSGLKAIIAIHDTTLGPALGGTRMWTYESEEAAFEDALRLAKGMTYKNAAAGLNLGGGKTVIIGDPRKDKNEAMFRAFGRYIQGLNGRYITAEDVGTSVEDMDIVYQETDYVTGISPAFGSSGNPSPVTAYGVFVGMKAAAKEAFGTDSLEGKKVAVQGVGNVAFTLCKYLHEEGAKLIVTDINKDAVKRAVEEFDAEAVDPEDIYSVQCDIYSPCALGATINDNTIPKLKAKVIAGAANNQLKETRHGDILQEIGIVYAPDYVINSGGVINVADELLGYNRDRAFKKVETIYDSISTIFKIAKRDSIPTYAAADRMAEERIENMRRSRKQFLRSDVNIISRGRR from the coding sequence ATGGAATTATTTAAGTATATGGAAACGTATGATTACGAACAAGTTGTAGTATGCCAGGATAAACAATCTGGATTAAAAGCGATTATCGCAATACATGATACAACACTAGGACCTGCATTAGGTGGGACGAGGATGTGGACATACGAATCTGAAGAAGCTGCGTTTGAAGATGCATTAAGGTTAGCAAAAGGAATGACATATAAAAATGCAGCTGCTGGTTTGAATTTAGGTGGAGGAAAAACAGTCATTATTGGAGACCCTCGAAAAGATAAAAATGAAGCAATGTTTCGTGCTTTCGGACGTTATATTCAAGGCTTAAATGGAAGATATATTACTGCAGAAGATGTTGGGACTTCTGTCGAAGACATGGACATTGTTTATCAGGAGACTGATTATGTAACGGGTATCTCTCCTGCCTTTGGTTCGTCAGGAAATCCTTCACCTGTAACAGCATACGGTGTATTTGTTGGGATGAAAGCTGCAGCAAAAGAGGCTTTCGGAACGGACTCCTTAGAAGGGAAAAAGGTAGCTGTACAAGGAGTCGGCAATGTAGCTTTTACTTTATGCAAATATCTACATGAAGAAGGGGCAAAATTAATCGTTACTGATATAAATAAAGATGCAGTGAAAAGGGCAGTTGAAGAGTTTGATGCGGAAGCTGTAGATCCAGAGGATATTTACTCCGTACAATGTGATATATATTCTCCGTGTGCATTAGGAGCAACTATAAACGATAATACGATTCCAAAATTGAAGGCAAAAGTGATTGCTGGTGCTGCAAATAACCAATTAAAAGAGACACGACACGGTGATATTTTACAAGAAATAGGCATCGTTTATGCTCCTGACTATGTCATAAATTCTGGCGGTGTAATTAATGTTGCCGATGAATTATTAGGCTACAATAGAGATAGAGCATTTAAAAAGGTGGAAACCATCTATGATAGTATTTCAACTATCTTTAAAATAGCAAAACGAGATAGTATACCAACTTATGCGGCGGCAGACCGTATGGCAGAAGAGAGAATTGAGAATATGAGACGATCAAGAAAACAATTTTTAAGAAGTGACGTGAATATTATTAGTAGAGGTAGAAGATGA
- the lpdA gene encoding dihydrolipoyl dehydrogenase, giving the protein MAKNYDLVIVGAGTGGYVAAIRASQLGMKVAIVEKEKLGGTCLHKGCIPSKALLRSAEVYKTVQNSSQFGVDVENFKINFSKIQQRKEAIVDQLYKGVQHLMKKGKIDVYEGYGRILGPSIFSPTPGTISVENTNGSENDMLIPNFVLIATGSRPRNLPQLEVDHQYILNSDDALQLSSLPKSMVIIGGGVIGIEWASMLSDFGVDVTILEAAPRILPQEDEDISKEMLRALKKKKVSVFTGVKIDTDQVEKGSNEVTLRFEYKGELKEKTAEKILISIGRVANIEDIGLQNTEIKTADGNIEVNEYYQTKESHIYAVGDVIGGLQLAHVASHEGIIAVEHMSRNETTPLDTNLVPKCTYSSPEVASVGITEAAAKEQGYHVKTGIFPFKAIGKALVYGDTTGFVKFVSDAKTDDLLGVHMIGPHVTDMISEAALAKLLDATYWEVSETIHPHPSLSEVIGEAALAVDNRSIHGG; this is encoded by the coding sequence ATGGCTAAAAATTATGACCTAGTAATAGTAGGAGCTGGTACTGGTGGATATGTTGCTGCGATTCGCGCCTCTCAACTTGGGATGAAAGTTGCAATTGTAGAAAAAGAGAAGTTAGGAGGTACTTGTTTACATAAAGGTTGTATACCAAGTAAAGCGCTCCTAAGAAGCGCTGAAGTATATAAAACAGTACAAAATAGTAGTCAGTTTGGTGTCGATGTAGAAAACTTCAAAATTAATTTTTCGAAAATACAACAACGGAAGGAAGCAATTGTTGACCAATTATACAAGGGTGTTCAACATTTAATGAAAAAAGGAAAAATAGACGTGTATGAAGGGTACGGTAGAATTTTAGGACCTTCCATTTTCTCACCTACTCCTGGGACGATCTCAGTAGAAAATACAAATGGATCGGAAAACGACATGCTAATACCCAATTTTGTACTAATCGCAACAGGAAGTAGACCAAGGAATTTACCACAGTTAGAAGTTGATCATCAATACATTTTAAATTCTGATGATGCTTTGCAGCTCTCATCATTACCTAAATCGATGGTCATTATTGGGGGTGGTGTTATTGGGATTGAGTGGGCTTCGATGTTAAGTGATTTCGGTGTCGATGTTACCATTTTAGAAGCAGCACCAAGAATACTTCCACAAGAAGATGAAGATATTTCAAAAGAAATGCTGCGTGCATTAAAAAAGAAAAAAGTATCTGTTTTCACCGGAGTAAAAATTGATACAGATCAAGTAGAAAAGGGTAGCAATGAAGTTACGCTTCGTTTTGAGTATAAAGGGGAATTAAAAGAAAAAACGGCCGAAAAAATACTCATTTCGATCGGCAGAGTGGCTAACATCGAAGATATTGGATTACAGAACACAGAAATAAAAACAGCAGATGGAAATATTGAAGTAAACGAATACTATCAAACGAAAGAATCTCACATTTACGCGGTTGGAGATGTTATCGGAGGTTTACAATTAGCGCACGTCGCTTCACATGAAGGAATCATTGCTGTTGAACATATGTCACGAAATGAAACTACCCCTCTTGATACAAATTTAGTCCCGAAATGTACTTACTCTTCTCCAGAGGTAGCTAGTGTAGGTATAACAGAGGCAGCAGCAAAGGAACAGGGCTACCATGTGAAAACGGGAATTTTTCCTTTTAAAGCAATTGGAAAGGCGTTAGTTTACGGGGATACAACAGGGTTTGTAAAATTTGTTTCTGATGCTAAAACAGATGACTTATTAGGTGTTCACATGATAGGTCCACATGTCACTGACATGATCTCGGAAGCTGCATTAGCAAAGCTGTTAGATGCAACATATTGGGAAGTTAGTGAAACAATTCATCCGCATCCTAGTTTATCAGAAGTAATTGGAGAAGCTGCATTAGCAGTTGACAATAGATCAATACACGGAGGATAA
- a CDS encoding alpha-ketoacid dehydrogenase subunit beta — MGTMSYIEAITLALKEEMERDENVFVLGEDVGVRGGVFRATNGLYDLFGEHRVIDTPLAESAIAGVGIGAAMYGMRPVAEMQFADFIMPAVNQIISEAAKIRYRSNNDWQCPITIRAPYGGGIHGALYHSQSIEAIFANVPGLKIVMPSTPYDVKGLLKASIRSDDPILFLEHKRAYRLIKGEVPEEEYTLPIGKADVKREGNDITVITYGLCVHFAMQAAENLAKEGYDAHILDLRTVYPLDQEAIIQAAKKTGKVLLITEDNKEGSIIGEVAAIIAENCLFDLDAPIKRLAGPDIPAMPYAPTMEKYFMVNPQKVEEAMKELAEF, encoded by the coding sequence ATGGGAACAATGTCTTATATCGAAGCGATTACGCTTGCACTAAAAGAAGAAATGGAAAGAGATGAAAATGTATTTGTATTAGGAGAAGATGTTGGTGTACGCGGAGGTGTTTTTCGTGCTACAAATGGATTATATGACCTATTCGGAGAGCATCGTGTCATTGATACTCCGCTAGCTGAGTCAGCTATTGCTGGTGTTGGAATTGGAGCAGCAATGTATGGAATGAGACCGGTTGCTGAGATGCAATTTGCAGACTTTATTATGCCTGCGGTTAATCAAATTATTTCAGAAGCAGCAAAAATTCGCTACCGTTCTAATAATGATTGGCAGTGTCCTATAACGATCCGTGCACCATATGGAGGCGGTATTCATGGGGCGCTATATCATTCACAATCAATAGAGGCGATTTTTGCTAATGTGCCTGGATTAAAAATTGTTATGCCTTCTACACCATACGATGTAAAAGGATTACTAAAGGCTTCAATTAGAAGTGATGATCCTATACTATTTTTGGAGCATAAAAGAGCCTATCGTCTAATAAAAGGTGAAGTGCCAGAGGAAGAGTATACTTTGCCAATTGGAAAAGCAGATGTGAAAAGGGAAGGAAATGATATTACTGTTATTACTTACGGTTTATGTGTCCACTTCGCTATGCAGGCTGCTGAAAACTTAGCAAAAGAAGGGTATGACGCTCATATATTAGATTTAAGAACCGTCTATCCCCTTGACCAAGAGGCCATTATACAGGCAGCAAAGAAAACAGGGAAAGTGTTACTTATTACAGAAGATAATAAAGAAGGCAGTATAATTGGTGAGGTCGCTGCTATCATTGCAGAAAATTGCTTGTTTGACTTAGATGCCCCAATTAAAAGGTTAGCAGGCCCAGATATACCGGCGATGCCTTATGCTCCTACAATGGAGAAGTACTTTATGGTTAATCCGCAAAAAGTTGAGGAAGCAATGAAAGAATTAGCTGAATTTTAA
- a CDS encoding sigma-54 interaction domain-containing protein — translation MKRLLLIGAGEGGSALLEILKQSKQFHIVGVVDKKLNSVGVEKAMLNHIETFQSWEQAYENLSPIDIIFDVTGNQQLLMELQNSFKEEQVTIIPSSVSSIIFELIKEKEVLIDEIINHNSLLDLIMNSTHDGMIAIDMDKRITLINRQAEKISSLKQSEVLGKSILEVMPSSQLPRVLKNKKTEKNNKQVIENGRTIITTRLPMFKGSKLIGALGVFKDITEITHMIEEVTNLKSIQQMLEAIIQSSNDAISVVDETGKGILINPAYTRLTGLTEREVIGKPASTDITEGESMHMKVLKTGEAVRGAKMKIGATKKDVIVNAAPVIVDGSIKGSVGVVHDMSEIEALNSELARAKQIIRTLEAKYSFKDIIGESEEIKIAIKQAKNAAITPASILLQGESGTGKELFAHAIHNESSRKYKKFIRVNCAAISESLLESELFGYEDGAFSGAKRGGKKGLFEEANGGSIFLDEIGEMSIHTQSKLLRVLQEKEIVRVGGTKPISIDVRIIAATNVDMEEKLEKKEFRNDLFYRLNRIPIHIPPLKNRKRDIPLLCQHLLVHLNQDYGRYVSGITDKALQILLQYDWYGNVRELENILGRAMIKMNYSEKFIDIQHLSFLEVKDKPVLHAQSSIYSNENKSLQEMLEETEKEVLIKTLEGNNGNKTKTAQQLKVSLRNLYYKLDKYSIGN, via the coding sequence ATGAAAAGGCTACTACTGATCGGGGCTGGGGAAGGTGGATCAGCACTTTTAGAAATATTAAAGCAATCGAAACAATTTCATATTGTCGGAGTCGTTGATAAAAAACTGAACAGCGTCGGTGTAGAGAAGGCCATGTTGAATCATATTGAAACCTTTCAAAGCTGGGAGCAAGCCTACGAAAACTTATCACCAATTGATATCATTTTTGATGTAACTGGTAATCAACAGCTGTTAATGGAGCTTCAAAATTCATTTAAGGAGGAACAAGTAACGATAATCCCTAGTTCGGTTTCCTCTATTATTTTTGAATTAATAAAAGAAAAAGAAGTGTTGATCGACGAAATAATTAACCACAATTCACTGTTAGACTTAATAATGAACTCTACGCATGATGGTATGATTGCTATTGATATGGATAAAAGGATAACACTGATTAATAGGCAGGCAGAAAAAATTTCTAGTTTAAAACAGTCTGAAGTGCTTGGGAAAAGTATTTTAGAGGTGATGCCATCTAGTCAATTACCTAGAGTGTTGAAAAATAAAAAGACAGAAAAAAATAATAAGCAAGTAATCGAAAACGGGAGAACAATTATTACAACGAGACTCCCTATGTTTAAAGGTAGTAAACTCATAGGAGCTTTAGGGGTCTTTAAAGATATTACAGAAATTACACATATGATTGAAGAAGTAACGAATTTGAAAAGTATTCAACAAATGTTAGAAGCAATTATACAATCGTCCAATGATGCGATCTCAGTTGTTGATGAAACTGGAAAAGGTATTCTCATTAACCCAGCATATACTAGACTAACTGGTTTAACAGAAAGAGAAGTAATTGGTAAACCGGCAAGTACTGATATTACAGAAGGCGAAAGTATGCATATGAAAGTACTTAAAACTGGTGAGGCAGTTCGAGGAGCTAAAATGAAAATTGGTGCGACTAAAAAGGATGTCATAGTAAACGCTGCTCCGGTAATCGTTGATGGCAGTATTAAAGGTAGCGTTGGTGTAGTGCATGATATGTCTGAAATTGAAGCACTAAATAGTGAATTAGCACGTGCAAAGCAAATCATTCGTACCCTTGAAGCTAAATACAGTTTCAAAGATATTATTGGCGAATCAGAAGAAATAAAGATAGCCATTAAGCAAGCTAAAAATGCAGCAATCACTCCCGCTTCGATATTGTTACAAGGTGAAAGTGGGACGGGTAAAGAGCTTTTTGCGCATGCGATACATAATGAAAGTAGTAGAAAATATAAAAAGTTTATTCGAGTTAATTGCGCTGCAATTTCAGAGTCCCTATTAGAAAGTGAACTGTTTGGCTATGAAGATGGTGCATTTTCTGGTGCTAAGCGTGGGGGGAAGAAGGGATTGTTTGAAGAAGCAAATGGTGGTAGCATTTTTTTGGATGAAATTGGTGAGATGTCAATCCATACGCAAAGTAAGCTATTAAGAGTGCTGCAAGAAAAGGAAATTGTCCGTGTTGGTGGAACAAAACCAATAAGTATTGATGTTCGAATTATTGCAGCTACAAACGTAGATATGGAAGAAAAACTAGAAAAAAAAGAGTTCCGAAATGATTTGTTTTATAGGTTAAACCGTATCCCTATTCACATTCCTCCACTAAAAAATAGAAAACGTGACATACCACTACTATGTCAGCATTTACTTGTCCATCTGAATCAGGACTATGGGAGGTATGTTTCAGGTATAACAGATAAGGCACTGCAAATACTACTTCAATATGATTGGTATGGAAACGTGAGAGAGTTAGAAAATATTTTAGGTAGGGCCATGATCAAAATGAATTATAGTGAGAAGTTCATTGATATTCAACATTTATCTTTCTTGGAAGTGAAAGATAAACCGGTGCTCCATGCGCAATCGAGTATTTACTCTAATGAAAATAAGTCACTTCAAGAAATGCTAGAAGAAACAGAAAAAGAGGTCCTTATTAAAACATTGGAAGGTAATAATGGAAATAAAACAAAAACGGCTCAACAGTTAAAGGTCTCACTTCGAAACCTTTACTATAAATTAGACAAGTATAGTATTGGAAATTGA
- a CDS encoding bifunctional enoyl-CoA hydratase/phosphate acetyltransferase has product MKIENLMAMVTDQKVKQTIVVAHAIDPALFLAAEEAMKKRLASFIFVGPTELMKENMGKCSFEIPIDKNVTFVDAKNEKESASTAVQLIREGKGDILMKGMLSSSSLLKAVLNKHNGLRNNQVISHLAGFAIPNREKIFFVTDAAMNIAPTLSEKVQIIQNAVDALHKMGINQPKVAAVAAVETVNPVMQATLDAASLTQMNKRGQIKGCIVDGPLGFDNAISKESALQKGINSEVAGDADIIFVPTIEVGNILYKSLTYFANASVGGMIIGAKAPIILTSRTDSVESKLFSITMALSSSINS; this is encoded by the coding sequence GTGAAAATAGAAAATCTTATGGCTATGGTTACAGATCAAAAAGTAAAACAAACCATTGTAGTAGCACATGCAATAGATCCGGCGCTATTTTTAGCAGCGGAAGAAGCAATGAAGAAAAGGCTAGCATCGTTTATTTTTGTTGGTCCTACCGAACTAATGAAAGAAAATATGGGGAAATGTTCGTTTGAGATTCCTATTGATAAAAACGTTACTTTTGTCGATGCAAAAAATGAAAAAGAATCAGCGAGCACTGCAGTTCAACTTATTCGAGAAGGAAAAGGCGATATATTAATGAAAGGGATGCTCTCCTCCTCCTCACTATTAAAAGCAGTATTAAATAAGCATAATGGTTTAAGAAATAATCAGGTTATTTCTCACTTAGCTGGCTTTGCCATTCCTAATCGTGAGAAAATATTTTTTGTTACTGATGCTGCGATGAACATTGCCCCTACATTATCAGAAAAGGTACAAATTATTCAAAATGCTGTTGATGCCTTACATAAGATGGGGATAAATCAACCGAAAGTAGCTGCAGTAGCTGCAGTAGAAACAGTAAATCCAGTTATGCAAGCAACGCTTGACGCTGCTTCATTGACGCAAATGAACAAAAGGGGACAGATAAAAGGGTGTATTGTTGATGGTCCTTTAGGTTTTGATAATGCAATATCAAAGGAGTCAGCTCTTCAAAAGGGAATTAATTCCGAAGTTGCGGGCGATGCGGACATTATTTTTGTTCCAACGATAGAAGTAGGAAATATTTTATATAAATCTCTGACTTACTTTGCTAATGCTAGTGTTGGTGGAATGATAATTGGCGCAAAAGCACCAATCATTTTAACATCTAGAACCGATTCGGTAGAAAGCAAGCTTTTTTCTATCACAATGGCTCTTAGTAGTTCGATAAATAGTTAA
- the buk gene encoding butyrate kinase: protein MREDKFIILTINPGSTSTKIGVFNNDELLFEETIRHSDHELRQFEDINSQYPYRKKMITSTLQKNSMNLSTFSAIVGRGGLLRPIESGTYRINEKMLRDLREGVSGQHASNLGGIIAHELATELNVPAYIVDPVVVDELAPIAKVSGFKLFERKSIFHALNQKAVARRVAHELNIPYQHLNLIVTHMGGGITVGVHHDGKVIDVNNGLHGEGPFSPERAGTVPAGDLVSLCFSGEYFADEIMKMIVGQGGLVGYLGTNNAVEIEKRIEDGDKEAELIFDAMAYQVAKEIGAASVVLEGKVDAIVLTGGLAYGERFVKNITRRIEWISNVIIKPGENELQALAEGALRVLQNKEDAKEYNV, encoded by the coding sequence ATGCGAGAAGATAAATTTATTATACTAACAATAAACCCAGGGTCTACTTCTACAAAGATTGGCGTATTTAATAATGACGAGCTTTTATTTGAGGAAACGATACGACACTCAGATCATGAACTGAGACAATTTGAAGATATCAATTCACAATATCCGTATAGAAAAAAAATGATCACTAGCACTTTACAGAAAAATAGTATGAATCTTTCTACGTTTTCTGCTATTGTAGGGAGGGGTGGATTACTTCGACCTATAGAAAGTGGCACATATAGAATAAATGAAAAGATGCTTCGCGATTTAAGAGAAGGCGTTTCAGGGCAGCATGCATCCAACCTTGGTGGCATTATCGCACATGAACTTGCTACTGAACTAAATGTGCCAGCTTATATTGTTGATCCTGTCGTTGTTGATGAACTTGCACCAATAGCAAAGGTATCAGGGTTTAAGTTATTTGAAAGAAAAAGTATTTTTCATGCGCTAAATCAAAAGGCTGTAGCAAGAAGGGTAGCTCATGAACTAAATATCCCTTATCAACATTTAAACCTTATTGTTACACATATGGGTGGCGGTATTACGGTAGGTGTACACCATGATGGTAAAGTTATTGATGTTAATAACGGGCTTCATGGGGAAGGCCCTTTTTCTCCTGAAAGAGCGGGTACCGTTCCTGCTGGAGATTTAGTATCGTTGTGTTTTTCTGGTGAATATTTTGCAGATGAAATTATGAAAATGATTGTTGGGCAAGGTGGATTAGTCGGTTATCTAGGTACTAATAATGCAGTGGAAATCGAAAAGCGTATCGAAGATGGAGACAAGGAAGCTGAGCTTATTTTTGATGCAATGGCATATCAAGTAGCAAAAGAAATCGGCGCTGCCTCTGTTGTGCTAGAAGGAAAAGTTGACGCCATTGTTTTAACAGGAGGACTTGCTTATGGGGAACGTTTTGTAAAAAATATTACCCGTCGCATTGAGTGGATAAGCAATGTTATTATTAAACCAGGAGAGAACGAGCTCCAAGCATTAGCAGAGGGTGCGTTACGCGTACTTCAAAATAAAGAAGATGCTAAAGAATATAATGTTTAA
- a CDS encoding thiamine pyrophosphate-dependent dehydrogenase E1 component subunit alpha — protein MRENRHQQLGLSNDDVLLMYETMLEARMIDERMWLLNRAGKIPFVISCQGQEAAQVGAAMALNKNKDYVLPYYRDMGVVLTFGMTAKDLFLSGFAKAEDPNSGGRQMPGHFGQRKNRIVTGSSPVTTQVPHAVGFGLAAKMKNEDFVAFTTFGEGSSNQGDFHEGINFASVHDLPVIFMCENNKYAISVPQEKQLRCENVSDRAIGYGIHGETVDGNDPLAVYEAISKARQRAADGKGPSLIETISYRLTPHSSDDDDSTYRDKAEVDEAKKRDAIVTFSMYLKDTGVLTDSQETEMKNKLKKRIDEATEYAEKAEYAKPETALNFVYGEE, from the coding sequence ATGAGGGAAAATCGTCATCAGCAATTAGGTTTATCAAACGATGATGTATTATTAATGTACGAAACAATGCTAGAGGCAAGAATGATTGATGAAAGAATGTGGCTATTAAACCGTGCAGGGAAAATACCTTTTGTTATCTCTTGTCAAGGTCAGGAAGCAGCGCAAGTAGGTGCAGCTATGGCCTTAAATAAAAACAAAGATTATGTACTGCCATACTATCGTGATATGGGAGTCGTATTGACATTTGGAATGACAGCGAAAGATTTATTTTTATCAGGCTTTGCGAAAGCGGAGGATCCAAACTCGGGTGGAAGACAAATGCCAGGACATTTTGGTCAAAGGAAAAATCGTATCGTTACTGGATCGTCACCTGTTACAACTCAAGTTCCTCACGCAGTAGGATTTGGACTTGCGGCTAAAATGAAGAACGAAGATTTTGTTGCATTTACTACCTTTGGTGAAGGTTCTTCTAATCAAGGTGATTTTCATGAAGGTATTAATTTTGCTAGTGTTCATGATCTGCCAGTCATATTCATGTGTGAGAACAATAAATATGCAATTTCTGTACCACAGGAAAAACAGCTGAGGTGTGAAAATGTTTCAGACAGAGCGATTGGCTACGGTATACATGGGGAAACAGTTGATGGGAATGATCCTTTAGCTGTTTATGAAGCTATTAGTAAAGCGCGACAGCGTGCAGCCGATGGGAAGGGGCCATCTCTTATTGAAACGATTTCATATAGATTAACACCACATTCAAGTGATGATGACGATAGTACGTATCGTGATAAGGCGGAGGTTGATGAGGCAAAGAAACGAGATGCCATCGTTACTTTTAGTATGTACTTAAAAGATACAGGAGTACTAACGGATAGTCAGGAAACAGAGATGAAAAATAAACTGAAGAAGCGGATTGATGAAGCTACGGAATATGCAGAAAAAGCAGAGTATGCTAAGCCAGAAACCGCACTTAATTTTGTTTATGGAGAGGAGTGA
- a CDS encoding DUF2627 domain-containing protein: MTVQRFLALCIILIPVVIATYGIKLLRDTLFGELISPYPSLWLQFFAGIITIIIGVSFFAGFILHRDRKNNKVAPRFQKK, encoded by the coding sequence ATGACAGTCCAACGATTTTTAGCGCTTTGCATCATATTAATACCCGTAGTTATTGCTACTTACGGTATAAAACTCTTACGAGATACATTATTTGGAGAATTAATTTCCCCATACCCTTCGTTATGGTTACAATTTTTCGCTGGTATCATTACAATTATCATCGGGGTTTCTTTTTTTGCTGGCTTTATCCTTCATCGTGACCGAAAAAATAATAAAGTTGCACCAAGGTTTCAAAAGAAATAG
- a CDS encoding glycosyltransferase family 2 protein: MRADVVIPAYNEEERIAATIKALQHKWIRNVIVVDDGSSDKTYEIAKQYTRSVIKLPKNKGKMAAVFTGLSEVKADWVIVLDGDLGETASEAEKLLPPLYDNSADMTVATMPTFEKRGFGIVKKRAQQVLKKQTGTHLSAPLSGQRAFHKKWIPLIVSKEGYGFGLEMYLNLLILNHGGRIKEVPTSINHRTTGKTIKGFYHRTKQWIDMEMTIWNYS; this comes from the coding sequence ATGAGAGCAGATGTAGTCATCCCAGCTTATAACGAGGAAGAACGGATAGCTGCTACAATAAAAGCTTTACAGCATAAATGGATAAGGAATGTCATTGTCGTAGATGATGGAAGTTCTGATAAAACATATGAAATAGCAAAACAATATACTAGGTCTGTCATTAAACTTCCAAAAAATAAAGGGAAAATGGCAGCAGTTTTTACTGGGCTTAGTGAAGTGAAAGCAGATTGGGTCATCGTTTTAGATGGGGATTTAGGTGAAACAGCAAGTGAAGCAGAGAAGCTTTTACCCCCTTTATACGATAATAGTGCAGATATGACAGTAGCAACAATGCCTACTTTTGAGAAAAGAGGATTTGGTATTGTAAAAAAAAGAGCCCAACAAGTATTAAAAAAACAGACAGGTACACATTTATCAGCACCACTTTCTGGTCAAAGAGCATTCCATAAAAAATGGATTCCCCTCATTGTTTCAAAAGAAGGGTATGGTTTTGGGTTAGAAATGTATTTAAATTTATTGATATTAAATCATGGTGGCAGGATAAAGGAAGTTCCTACATCAATTAATCATCGAACTACTGGGAAGACCATAAAAGGGTTTTATCATCGAACTAAACAATGGATTGATATGGAGATGACAATATGGAACTATTCTTAA